In a genomic window of Zingiber officinale cultivar Zhangliang chromosome 9B, Zo_v1.1, whole genome shotgun sequence:
- the LOC122024840 gene encoding ethylene-responsive transcription factor ERF022-like, which yields MEGMRAEAAAAHYRGVRKRKWGKWVSEIREPGKKTRIWLGSFESAEMAAVAHDVAALRLKGREAQLNFPDSADQLPLPRTSDPKDIRSAALEAAARLRCKTAGPPPAMERLGNDELGLDSPKMWAELAEALLLSPPAWGGEVVGEVEEYWEHHASLWDPIFL from the coding sequence ATGGAGGGGATGAGggcggaggcggcggcggcgcacTATCGCGGGGTGAGGAAGAGGAAGTGGGGGAAGTGGGTGTCGGAGATCCGGGAGCCCGGGAAGAAGACGAGGATCTGGCTAGGGAGCTTCGAGTCGGCGGAGATGGCGGCGGTGGCGCACGACGTGGCGGCGCTGCGCCTCAAGGGGCGCGAGGCGCAGCTCAACTTCCCCGATTCGGCCGACCAGCTGCCGCTCCCCCGGACCTCCGATCCCAAGGACATCCGctcggcggcgctcgaggccgccgCGCGGCTCCGGTGCAAGACGGCCGGGCCGCCGCCGGCGATGGAGCGCCTGGGAAACGACGAGCTCGGGCTGGACTCGCCCAAGATGTGGGCGGAGCTGGCGGAGGCGCTCCTGCTCAGCCCGCCCGCGTGGGGAGGGGAGGTCGTCGGCGAGGTGGAGGAGTACTGGGAGCACCACGCCTCTCTGTGGGATCCAATATTCCTTTAA